The Pyrus communis chromosome 9, drPyrComm1.1, whole genome shotgun sequence genome has a segment encoding these proteins:
- the LOC137745184 gene encoding uncharacterized protein, protein MAESTPIYLSIIAFFCTVGAMALAIMHIYRHLINYTEPTYQRYIVRIIFMVPIYALMSFLSLVIPAGSIYFNSIREAYEAWVIYNFLSLCLAWVGGPGSVVLSLSGRVLKPSVVLMTCCLPPIPLDGRFIRRCKQGCLQFVILKPVLAVVTLILYAKGKYADGNFSPRQSYLYLTIIYTISYTTALYALALFYFACRDLLQPFNPVPKFIIIKSVVFLTYWQGVLVFLAAKSGLIKNAEDAAQYQNFIICVEMLIAAIGHLYAFPYKEYAGANIGGPRDLTGSLSHAVKLNDFYHDTVHQFAPTYHDYVLYNPSEGDEGKRKYRSRTFVPTGPEMDAVRRNKNMFGNKIDDIQLSSLSSSSASTPNNTGPIPESKNSDAMKSSLLVDNLNSASVPYDMSLIDLDLNSYPSKVPSANEGGTRQQQ, encoded by the exons ATGGCGGAATCGACCCCAATATACTTGAGCATTATAGCTTTTTTCTGTACTGTTGGAGCCATGGCTTTGGCCATCATGCATATCTACAGGCACCTCATCAATTACACTGAACCCACTTACCAGAGATACATTGTCCGCATCATCTTCATGGTTCCG ATATATGCGTTGATGTCGTTCTTATCCCTTGTCATTCCTGCTGGTTCAATCTACTTTAATTCCATTAGAGAAGC CTATGAAGCTTGGgtcatttataattttttatcgtTGTGCTTGGCATGGGTTGGTGGTCCAGGATCTGTGGTTCTAAGTTTAAGCGGTAGGGTTCTAAAGCCTTCCGTGGTTCTGATGACATGTTGCCTCCCTCCCATACCCCTGGATGG GCGCTTTATACGTAGGTGCAAACAAGGATGTTTGCAGTTTGTGATCCTGAAGCCTGTATTAGCTGTTGTTACACTCATACTTTATGCAAAGGGGAAATATGCAGATGGAAATTTCAGTCCAAGACAGTCATACCTGTATCTCACTATTATCTACACAATCTCATACACAACAGCTCTCTATGCTTTGGCGTTGTTTTACTTTGCTTGCAGAGATCTACTCCAGCCTTTCAATCCAGTTCCAAAGTTTATTATAATCAAATCTGTTGTTTTCCTCACTTATTGGCAG GGTGTGTTGGTCTTCCTTGCTGCGAAATCTGGCTTGATAAAGAATGCAGAGGATGCAGCTCagtatcaaaatttcataatttgtgttGAGATGCTTATTGCTGCTATTGGTCATTTATATGCATTTCCTTACAAGGAGTATGCTGGTGCAAATATTGGCGGGCCTCGAGATCTGACTGGAAGCCTATCGCATGCCGTAAAGTTGAATGACTTTTACCATGATACAGTCCACCAG TTTGCCCCTACTTATCATGATTATGTACTGTACAACCCTAGTGAGGGTGACGAGGGAAAGAGGAAATATCGGTCACGCACCTTTGTGCCGACTGGCCCAGAGATGGATGCTGTCAGAAGAAACAAGAACATGTTTGGGAACAAGATAGATGACATACAGCTTTCCAGTCTATCATCTTCTAGTGCAAGCACTCCGAATAATACTGGCCCAATACCTGAGTCTAAGAATTCAGATGCAATGAAGTCTTCCCTTCTTGTTGACAACTTGAATTCTGCATCAGTGCCGTATGACATGTCACTCATCGACTTAGACCTGAACAGTTACCCCTCAAAGGTTCCTTCAGCAAATGAAGGTGGCACTAGGCAACAACAATAG